ACATGATCACGATGGTCAGAACATCCAGCCCAAGCGACAGCGGCACCATATGCGTATCGGTCATGTCGAAGGGCGTGACGAACAACGACAGCCCGGTGATCGTGTCCTTGACCGACACCACAAGCAGCGCGTTGCAGTTGTTCACGAAATGCCACCCCATGGCGAGGCCGAGGCTGCCGGATTTCTCGGTCAGGTCCGCCGCGGCCAACGCATAGACCAGAACCCCCAGCAGGATGAACCACGCATTGGTGCCCGCCGCGGGGTTGAAGTGCAACGCGGCGAAGACAAGGGCGGGAAGGCCCATCCAGATGGCCCGGGCCGCGAACCGCGCGGCCAGTTGCTGTTGCAGATAGCCGCGAAACAGCAACTCCTCCGACCCGGTCTGGACGAGCACCAGCACCAGCGCAACGGGCAGAAGTCTCAGCCACAGCCCGAAATCGAGATTGGCCTCGACCGGCGACAGCAGCAGCCCGATAACGAACAACACCCCATAGACCGGGATCAGAACGGCCAGCGCCGTGCCGAAACCCCTGAACGTGTCGCGCGCAGGCCCGAACAGCGTTCCCGGCGCGCGGTAGTGCAGCGCAGGCGTCGCGATCAGCACCGCAAGTCCCAGCCCGAGGAAGCTGGCCAGCACGAAAAGCGTTCTGGACGCCGTGTCGGGCGTCGCCAGCCCCCGCATCCAGCCAAAATATTCCAGCGGGCCAAGAACGGGGTAGGCGCCCACCACCATCAGCGCGAAAAAACCGCAATAGATCAGCAGGATCACCCCGACTGCGACGAAAACCCGCCAAAGTTCGGGGTAAAGCCGGGCGGGCGCGACATAGGCCTCGAAAAGCGGAGCGTGCATGAATTGTCTCGGCTGATGGACGAACGCTCCGAAACGTAGCGTGCGCGCACCCATGCTTCAACTTACACGCGCAGGGCCACGCGGCACGCCAGCCAGGACAATCCGATGACGGCAAGATCGACGACCAGATAAGGGAACAGTGCCGGATCGTCCGCGCCAAGCGGATAGGTGTAAAGCGCCAGTCCCGACAGCGGCCCGGGCAGGGCCACCATCAAGACCGCGGTCGCGTTATTGACGAAGTGAAACGCCATCGCCGCACCAAGGGTCCCGGTCCGGGCGGTCAGGTCCGACGCGGCAAGCGAAAAGATCCCGGCC
The genomic region above belongs to Rhodovulum sp. P5 and contains:
- a CDS encoding CPBP family intramembrane glutamic endopeptidase, whose amino-acid sequence is MHAPLFEAYVAPARLYPELWRVFVAVGVILLIYCGFFALMVVGAYPVLGPLEYFGWMRGLATPDTASRTLFVLASFLGLGLAVLIATPALHYRAPGTLFGPARDTFRGFGTALAVLIPVYGVLFVIGLLLSPVEANLDFGLWLRLLPVALVLVLVQTGSEELLFRGYLQQQLAARFAARAIWMGLPALVFAALHFNPAAGTNAWFILLGVLVYALAAADLTEKSGSLGLAMGWHFVNNCNALLVVSVKDTITGLSLFVTPFDMTDTHMVPLSLGLDVLTIVIMWRLLRALI